A region from the Mesorhizobium sp. J8 genome encodes:
- a CDS encoding GlxA family transcriptional regulator, with translation MIKSEKPTIFRSERETLKVTFLVFSGSSIMCVASAVDPLRAANRISGETLFDFKLVSVTGEAPVTTCGLPVAVSGRFDAAEATDMLVVVAGFGTQNYATSALLAGLRRAARAARACGGVEAGTWLVARAGLLEGRSATTHWEDMEDFSAAFPGVDVRPDRYVIDGPVFTSGGASPTFDLMLHLVRTRLGMAAALDVASVFIYDQARAATDAQPLVSLGRLDGYDPRLAQAIRLMEAHVDQPLTIDAVAKRAGVTARTLESIFRKSIGETPGAYYLRLRLSAARRLVVDTRIAMADIAGRTGFSSAAAFSRAFSRAFGEAPVRLRRG, from the coding sequence ATGATCAAAAGCGAAAAGCCGACCATCTTTCGGTCCGAGCGCGAGACGCTCAAGGTGACGTTCCTTGTGTTCTCGGGCTCGTCGATCATGTGCGTGGCCTCGGCGGTCGACCCGCTGCGCGCCGCCAACCGCATCTCGGGCGAGACGCTGTTCGATTTCAAGCTGGTCTCGGTCACCGGCGAGGCGCCGGTCACGACATGCGGCCTGCCGGTGGCGGTCAGCGGCCGCTTCGACGCCGCCGAGGCGACCGACATGCTGGTGGTCGTCGCCGGCTTCGGCACGCAGAACTACGCCACGTCGGCTTTGCTTGCGGGTCTGCGCCGCGCCGCCCGAGCGGCCCGCGCCTGCGGCGGCGTCGAGGCCGGCACCTGGCTGGTGGCGCGCGCCGGGCTGCTCGAAGGCCGCAGCGCCACCACCCATTGGGAAGACATGGAGGATTTCTCCGCCGCCTTCCCGGGTGTCGACGTGCGGCCGGACCGCTATGTCATCGACGGGCCGGTCTTCACCTCCGGCGGCGCCTCCCCGACCTTCGACCTGATGCTGCATTTGGTCCGCACCAGGCTCGGCATGGCCGCGGCGCTCGACGTGGCGAGCGTCTTCATCTACGACCAGGCCCGCGCCGCGACCGACGCGCAGCCGCTGGTCTCGCTCGGCCGGCTCGATGGCTACGACCCGCGCCTTGCCCAGGCGATCCGCCTGATGGAAGCGCATGTCGACCAGCCGCTCACCATCGACGCCGTGGCCAAGCGCGCCGGCGTGACGGCGCGCACGCTGGAAAGCATCTTCCGCAAGTCGATCGGCGAGACGCCAGGCGCCTATTATCTGAGGCTGCGCCTCAGCGCCGCCCGTCGCCTTGTGGTCGACACGCGCATCGCCATGGCCGATATTGCCGGTCGCACAGGCTTTTCGTCCGCAGCGGCCTTTTCCAGAGCGTTCTCCAGGGCGTTCGGCGAGGCGCCGGTCAGGCTGCGGCGCGGCTAA
- a CDS encoding alpha/beta hydrolase — protein MTDYKTLIDAETWAFIEKTNSYYPPDTIDYTIEEQRAIYDRMCREFFAGYPQGVTAETTAVAAPTNSIPIRIYRNAVPNKSAMVLYIHGGGFILGGLDSHDDVCAELCARTGYEVVSVDYRLAPEHLHPAAFDDAMDAFEWAAKTYDCPVVLCGDSAGGNLCAAVAHATRGHGKKPAGQVLIYPGLGGDHSRGSYVTHAEAPMLTVRDLDFYKHIRTGGIDMTGDITLYPLADADFANLPPTVLITAECDPLSSDGEAYRDRIVAAGGRATWFEEPGLVHGYLRARHMVGRARTSFSRIVEAVSALGRGDWLW, from the coding sequence ATGACCGACTACAAGACCCTGATCGACGCCGAGACCTGGGCCTTCATCGAGAAGACCAACTCCTACTACCCGCCCGATACGATCGACTACACGATCGAAGAGCAGCGCGCGATCTACGACCGGATGTGCCGGGAGTTCTTTGCCGGCTATCCGCAAGGGGTGACGGCGGAGACGACCGCCGTTGCCGCCCCCACCAACAGCATCCCGATCCGCATCTACCGCAACGCCGTTCCGAACAAATCCGCCATGGTGCTCTATATCCATGGCGGCGGCTTCATCCTCGGCGGCCTGGACAGCCATGACGATGTGTGCGCCGAGCTTTGCGCCCGCACCGGCTATGAGGTGGTCTCGGTCGATTACCGGCTGGCGCCGGAGCATCTGCACCCGGCGGCATTCGACGACGCCATGGACGCCTTCGAATGGGCCGCCAAGACTTATGATTGTCCTGTGGTTCTCTGCGGCGACAGCGCAGGCGGCAATCTTTGCGCGGCGGTCGCGCATGCGACGCGCGGCCATGGAAAGAAGCCAGCCGGCCAGGTGCTGATCTATCCCGGCCTTGGCGGCGACCATTCGCGCGGCTCCTACGTCACCCATGCCGAGGCGCCGATGCTGACCGTGCGCGACCTCGATTTCTACAAGCATATCCGCACCGGCGGCATCGATATGACCGGTGACATCACGCTCTACCCGCTCGCCGACGCCGATTTCGCCAACCTGCCGCCGACCGTGCTGATCACCGCCGAATGCGACCCGCTGTCCTCCGACGGCGAGGCTTATCGCGACCGCATTGTCGCGGCCGGCGGACGCGCCACCTGGTTCGAGGAGCCGGGACTGGTGCATGGTTATCTCAGGGCCCGGCACATGGTCGGCCGGGCTCGGACGAGCTTCAGCCGCATCGTCGAGGCGGTTTCGGCGCTTGGGCGCGGCGACTGGCTCTGGTGA
- a CDS encoding TIGR01458 family HAD-type hydrolase, whose amino-acid sequence MLLDLLGVVYNGDVQIAGAAAAIERLRGAGLPLRFVSNTTRSPRNAIIAQLAGLGVGVEDEELLTPARAAVEWLRKHGRRPHLLVHPDLEAEFSGVGSGSGKAVVVGDAGDSFNHASLNRAFRALVAGADFVALAVNRTFKDADGLLSLDTGAFVAALEFASGRSPVVLGKPSPDFFLSALAGLRCPPTDAVMVGDDAESDVAGALRAGLGAALLVRTGKYRPGDETRFDPAPTAVVDDLAAAADWILTARRAEADSGDAL is encoded by the coding sequence GTGCTGCTCGATCTTCTGGGTGTCGTCTACAATGGCGACGTCCAGATAGCGGGCGCGGCAGCGGCCATCGAGCGTCTGCGCGGCGCCGGGCTGCCGCTCCGTTTCGTCAGCAACACGACGCGCTCCCCGCGCAACGCGATCATCGCTCAACTTGCCGGGCTGGGCGTCGGGGTAGAGGACGAGGAATTGCTGACGCCGGCGCGCGCAGCCGTCGAATGGCTACGCAAGCACGGCCGCCGGCCGCATCTGCTCGTCCATCCCGACCTCGAGGCCGAGTTTTCCGGAGTGGGAAGCGGGAGCGGCAAAGCCGTCGTCGTCGGCGATGCCGGCGATTCGTTCAACCACGCCAGCCTCAACCGCGCTTTCCGCGCGCTGGTTGCCGGCGCCGATTTCGTGGCGCTTGCAGTCAACCGTACGTTCAAGGATGCCGACGGGCTGCTCAGCCTCGACACCGGCGCCTTCGTCGCGGCGCTCGAATTCGCCAGCGGCCGCAGCCCTGTCGTGCTCGGCAAGCCGTCGCCCGACTTCTTCCTGTCGGCGCTTGCCGGGTTGCGTTGCCCGCCGACCGATGCGGTCATGGTCGGCGACGACGCGGAGAGCGATGTCGCCGGCGCATTGCGCGCCGGACTCGGCGCGGCGCTGCTCGTGCGGACCGGCAAGTACCGTCCTGGCGACGAAACGCGCTTCGATCCGGCGCCCACTGCCGTCGTCGACGATCTGGCGGCAGCGGCCGACTGGATCCTTACAGCGCGTCGCGCTGAAGCGGATTCAGGCGACGCGCTTTAG
- a CDS encoding acetate--CoA ligase family protein, protein MHKLERLLRPKSIAVFGGAQAAAVVAQSIKMGFAGEIWPVHPTKDEVAGRKAYRSVADLPGAPDAAFVGVNRHLTIEVVKALAERGAGGAVCFAAGFLETEAYDEDGERLQAELVAAAGQMPIIGPNCYGLINYADGALLWPDQHGGIRLAEGGKGVAIITQSSNIAINMTMQKRGLPIAFLMTAGNQAQTGLSEMAFGLIEDERVTSLGLHIEAFDSVAGFEKLAARARELKKPIIAMKVGRSEQARQATVSHTASLAGSDAASGAFLKRLGIARVDSIPAFIEALKLLHITGPLPGYKLSSMSCSGGEASVMADSAEGRWVHFPALTAEHRAHVKSTLGPLVAVANPLDYHTFIWNNEPAMTATFTAMVSGGFDLNMLVLDFPRPDRCSDVDWWATLRAFEAALKTNKAQGAIVSSLPENLPEEYTAGLMARGMVPLFGISEAMDAAQAAAFIGWAWREPQAQPVDTTAAGASEAKRVTPDEAEAKERLIKAGLPVPKGERASNAVEAVISSMTLGFPVALKALGVTHKSEVGAVRLNLKDAESVSSAAHDLLPLGTGLYAERMVHDGVAELIVGFTRDPMFGVVMTLGTGGVLVELLRDSVTLMLPATRDDIEAALRGLKLYPLLEGYRGRPKADVNAAIDAIAGIADFVQKNEGEIEELDINPLIVCAEGKGAWIADALLVLGEKKNG, encoded by the coding sequence ATGCATAAACTCGAACGTCTCCTGCGCCCGAAATCGATCGCCGTGTTCGGCGGAGCGCAGGCCGCCGCCGTCGTGGCGCAATCGATCAAGATGGGCTTTGCCGGCGAAATCTGGCCGGTGCATCCGACCAAGGACGAGGTCGCCGGCCGCAAAGCTTACCGTTCCGTCGCCGACCTGCCCGGCGCGCCGGACGCTGCATTCGTCGGCGTCAACCGGCATCTCACCATCGAGGTGGTCAAGGCGCTGGCCGAGCGCGGCGCCGGCGGCGCCGTCTGCTTCGCGGCCGGCTTCCTCGAGACCGAAGCCTATGATGAGGACGGCGAGCGGCTGCAGGCGGAGCTCGTCGCCGCCGCCGGCCAGATGCCGATCATCGGCCCGAACTGCTACGGCCTGATCAACTATGCCGACGGCGCGTTGCTTTGGCCCGACCAGCATGGCGGCATCCGCCTGGCCGAAGGCGGCAAGGGTGTGGCCATCATCACCCAGTCGTCCAATATCGCCATCAACATGACGATGCAGAAGCGCGGCCTGCCGATCGCCTTCCTGATGACGGCCGGCAACCAGGCGCAGACCGGGCTCTCCGAAATGGCGTTCGGCCTGATCGAGGACGAGCGCGTCACCTCGCTCGGCCTGCATATCGAGGCTTTCGATTCGGTAGCCGGCTTCGAGAAACTGGCGGCGCGGGCGCGCGAATTGAAGAAGCCTATCATCGCCATGAAGGTCGGCCGCTCGGAACAGGCGCGACAGGCGACGGTGTCGCACACTGCCTCGCTCGCCGGATCGGACGCCGCCTCCGGCGCCTTCCTGAAACGGCTCGGCATTGCGCGCGTCGATTCCATCCCGGCCTTCATCGAGGCGCTGAAGCTTCTGCACATCACCGGGCCATTGCCCGGCTACAAGCTGTCGTCGATGAGCTGCTCCGGCGGCGAGGCGTCCGTCATGGCCGACAGCGCCGAGGGTCGCTGGGTGCATTTCCCGGCCCTGACGGCCGAACACCGCGCGCATGTGAAATCGACGCTCGGGCCGCTGGTCGCGGTCGCCAACCCGCTCGACTACCACACCTTCATCTGGAACAACGAGCCGGCGATGACGGCCACCTTCACGGCCATGGTGTCGGGCGGCTTCGACCTGAACATGCTGGTGCTCGACTTCCCGCGCCCGGATCGCTGCTCGGATGTCGACTGGTGGGCGACGCTGCGCGCCTTCGAGGCGGCGCTGAAGACCAACAAGGCGCAAGGCGCGATCGTCTCTTCGCTGCCGGAAAACCTGCCCGAGGAGTACACCGCCGGCCTGATGGCGCGCGGCATGGTGCCGTTGTTCGGCATTTCGGAGGCCATGGACGCCGCCCAGGCCGCCGCCTTCATCGGCTGGGCCTGGCGCGAGCCGCAGGCGCAGCCGGTCGACACCACGGCGGCAGGCGCGTCCGAAGCCAAGCGCGTCACGCCGGACGAGGCCGAGGCCAAGGAAAGGCTGATCAAGGCCGGCCTGCCGGTGCCGAAGGGCGAACGCGCCTCCAACGCGGTGGAGGCGGTGATCTCGTCAATGACGCTCGGCTTCCCGGTAGCGTTGAAAGCGCTCGGCGTGACGCACAAGTCGGAAGTCGGCGCCGTCAGGCTGAACCTCAAGGACGCCGAATCCGTCAGCTCGGCCGCGCATGATTTGCTGCCGCTCGGCACCGGGCTCTATGCCGAGCGGATGGTGCACGACGGCGTCGCCGAGCTGATCGTCGGCTTCACCCGCGATCCGATGTTCGGCGTGGTGATGACGCTCGGCACCGGCGGCGTGCTGGTCGAGCTGTTGCGCGACAGCGTGACGCTCATGCTGCCGGCGACGCGCGACGACATCGAGGCGGCATTACGTGGGCTCAAGCTCTATCCGCTGCTCGAAGGCTATCGCGGCCGGCCGAAGGCCGACGTCAACGCCGCCATCGACGCCATCGCCGGCATCGCCGACTTCGTGCAGAAGAACGAAGGCGAGATCGAGGAACTCGACATCAACCCGCTGATCGTCTGCGCCGAAGGCAAGGGCGCATGGATCGCTGACGCCCTGCTCGTGCTTGGAGAGAAGAAGAATGGCTGA
- a CDS encoding acyl-CoA dehydrogenase family protein, with the protein MNFGLSEEQKLIVETTRAFVENELYPHEREVERTGELRRELIEELKAKAIAAGLYAANMPADVGGAGLDTVSWLLYEKELGRANYALHWTCVARPSNILLAGTPEQREKYLFPCIRGEKWDCLAMTEPGAGSDLRGMKATAVQDGSDWVLNGTKHFISHADIADFAIVFMASGEEDSPRGKRKKITAFFVDKGTKGFTVRDGYRNVSHRGYTNSILEFDDCRLPASQVLGEVHKGFDVANSWLGATRLQVGATCLGRAERALSHAIEYAAQRQQFGQQIGKFQGVSFKLADMATELKAADLMVFEAGWKYDQGTVTDQDMAMAKLKATEMLAFVADEAIQIHGGMGLMDDLPLERIWRDARVERIWEGTSEIQRHIVSRALLRPFGA; encoded by the coding sequence ATGAATTTCGGTCTTTCGGAAGAACAGAAGCTCATCGTCGAGACGACGCGTGCCTTCGTCGAGAACGAGCTTTACCCGCATGAGCGCGAGGTGGAGCGCACCGGCGAGCTGCGCCGCGAGCTGATCGAGGAGCTGAAGGCCAAAGCGATCGCAGCCGGACTCTACGCGGCCAACATGCCGGCCGATGTCGGCGGCGCGGGTCTCGATACGGTGAGCTGGCTGCTCTATGAGAAGGAGCTTGGCCGCGCCAATTACGCGCTGCACTGGACCTGCGTGGCGCGTCCGTCCAACATCCTGCTCGCCGGCACGCCGGAGCAGCGCGAGAAATATCTCTTCCCCTGCATCCGCGGCGAGAAGTGGGACTGCCTGGCGATGACGGAACCCGGAGCCGGTTCCGACCTGCGCGGCATGAAGGCAACCGCGGTGCAGGACGGCTCGGACTGGGTGCTCAACGGCACCAAGCACTTCATCAGCCACGCCGACATCGCCGATTTCGCCATCGTCTTCATGGCTTCGGGCGAAGAGGATTCGCCGCGCGGCAAGCGCAAGAAGATCACCGCCTTCTTCGTCGACAAGGGCACCAAGGGTTTCACGGTGCGCGACGGCTATCGCAATGTCTCGCATCGCGGCTACACCAATTCGATTCTCGAATTCGACGATTGCCGGCTGCCGGCGAGCCAGGTGCTCGGCGAGGTGCACAAGGGCTTCGACGTCGCCAATTCCTGGCTTGGCGCCACCCGGCTGCAGGTCGGCGCGACCTGCCTCGGCCGCGCCGAGCGCGCGCTGTCGCACGCCATCGAATATGCCGCGCAGCGTCAGCAATTCGGCCAGCAGATCGGCAAGTTCCAGGGCGTTTCGTTCAAGCTCGCCGACATGGCGACGGAACTGAAGGCCGCCGACCTGATGGTCTTCGAAGCCGGCTGGAAGTACGATCAGGGCACCGTCACCGACCAGGACATGGCGATGGCCAAGCTGAAGGCCACCGAGATGCTGGCCTTCGTCGCCGACGAAGCCATCCAGATCCATGGCGGCATGGGGCTGATGGACGACCTGCCTCTGGAACGCATCTGGCGCGACGCCCGCGTCGAGCGCATCTGGGAAGGCACGTCGGAGATTCAGCGACATATTGTTTCGCGGGCGCTGCTGCGTCCGTTCGGAGCTTAG
- a CDS encoding HD domain-containing protein: protein MADTVKFTAMKDGDKEDYEFLTAHEIDYAAKTGDRLLDALVQLDEGLSGYKITRLGHSLQAATRAWKDGADTDWIVSALLHDIGDIYAPYNHDEYAAAILKPFVREQCTWVVEKHGDFQRLYYAHHLGGNRHARDRFAGHAYFDDCDQFCERWDQSSFDPDYETLPVNFFRPFVLEVFARKAYDPAVIRAGERVALTNPDTAKTRTGA, encoded by the coding sequence ATGGCTGATACCGTCAAATTCACCGCTATGAAGGACGGCGACAAGGAAGACTACGAATTCCTGACCGCCCATGAGATCGACTATGCCGCCAAGACCGGCGACCGGCTGCTCGACGCGCTCGTGCAGCTGGACGAAGGGCTTTCCGGCTACAAGATCACCCGGCTCGGCCACTCGCTGCAGGCGGCGACGCGCGCCTGGAAGGATGGCGCCGATACCGACTGGATCGTCTCGGCGCTGCTGCACGACATCGGCGACATCTACGCGCCCTACAACCACGACGAATATGCGGCTGCGATCCTGAAACCCTTCGTGCGCGAGCAATGCACATGGGTGGTGGAAAAGCACGGCGATTTCCAGCGCCTCTATTACGCGCATCATCTGGGCGGCAACCGGCATGCGCGCGACCGCTTCGCCGGTCACGCCTATTTCGACGACTGCGACCAGTTCTGCGAGCGCTGGGACCAGTCGAGCTTCGACCCCGACTACGAGACGCTGCCGGTCAATTTCTTCCGGCCCTTCGTGCTCGAGGTCTTCGCCCGCAAGGCCTACGACCCGGCCGTGATCCGCGCCGGCGAGCGTGTGGCCCTCACCAACCCCGATACAGCCAAGACGAGAACCGGAGCCTGA
- a CDS encoding carnitinyl-CoA dehydratase — MADVITTRREGAILEVTLDRPKANAIDLKTSRLMGETFKAFRDDPELRVAIVKTAGDKFFSAGWDLKAAAAGDAVDGDYGVGGFAGLQELRDLNKPVIACVNGMAVGGGFELALSCDLIYASDHSSFALPEIRAGTLADAATIKLPKRIPYHIAMDLLFTGRWMDVAEAHRWGLVNEVLPKDKLEERVWEIARLLASGPPLVFAAIKETARAAEALTFQDAMNKVTRRQLRTVDILYGSEDNMEGFRAFAEKRDPVWKGR; from the coding sequence ATGGCTGACGTCATCACCACCCGCCGCGAAGGCGCGATCCTCGAGGTCACGCTCGACCGGCCGAAGGCAAACGCCATCGACCTCAAGACGTCGCGGCTGATGGGCGAGACCTTCAAGGCGTTCCGCGACGACCCCGAGCTGCGCGTCGCCATCGTCAAGACGGCCGGGGACAAGTTCTTCAGCGCAGGCTGGGACCTGAAGGCGGCGGCGGCCGGCGATGCGGTCGACGGCGATTACGGCGTCGGCGGCTTTGCCGGGCTGCAGGAGCTGCGCGACCTCAACAAGCCGGTGATCGCCTGCGTCAACGGCATGGCGGTGGGCGGCGGCTTCGAGCTGGCGCTGTCCTGCGACCTCATCTACGCCTCGGATCATTCCTCCTTCGCGCTGCCGGAGATCCGCGCCGGCACGCTGGCCGACGCCGCGACGATCAAGCTGCCGAAGCGCATCCCCTACCATATCGCCATGGACCTTCTGTTCACCGGCCGCTGGATGGATGTCGCCGAGGCGCATCGCTGGGGCCTGGTCAACGAGGTGCTGCCCAAGGACAAGCTCGAGGAGCGCGTCTGGGAGATCGCAAGGCTTCTGGCCAGCGGCCCGCCGCTGGTCTTCGCCGCGATCAAGGAGACGGCGCGGGCTGCCGAGGCGCTGACCTTCCAGGACGCCATGAACAAGGTGACGCGCCGGCAGCTCAGGACAGTCGATATCCTGTACGGGTCGGAAGACAATATGGAAGGGTTCCGGGCGTTCGCGGAGAAGCGCGACCCGGTTTGGAAGGGCAGGTGA
- the rpe gene encoding ribulose-phosphate 3-epimerase, producing MSKKTLIAPSVLASDFSKLGDEVEAVAAAGADWIHLDVMDGHFVPNITFGPPVIKAIRNRTKAFFDCHLMIAPADPYLAAFAEAGCDGMTVHAEAGPHLDRSLQTIKSLGKKAGVSLNPATPETAIEYVLDRLDLILIMTVNPGFGGQAFIPAIVDKVKRVKALIGSRPIHIEIDGGVSAETAPLVTAAGANVLVAGAAVFKGGSVEAYRANIEAIRAAADETAS from the coding sequence ATGAGCAAGAAGACCCTGATCGCGCCATCGGTGCTGGCGTCGGATTTCTCCAAGCTGGGCGATGAGGTCGAGGCCGTGGCGGCGGCCGGCGCCGATTGGATCCATCTCGACGTGATGGACGGCCATTTCGTGCCCAACATCACCTTCGGCCCGCCGGTGATCAAGGCGATCCGCAACCGCACCAAGGCCTTCTTCGACTGTCATCTGATGATCGCGCCGGCCGATCCCTACCTGGCGGCCTTCGCCGAAGCCGGCTGCGACGGCATGACGGTGCACGCCGAGGCCGGGCCACATCTCGACCGTTCGTTGCAGACCATCAAGAGCCTCGGCAAGAAGGCCGGCGTCTCGCTCAATCCGGCGACGCCGGAAACGGCGATCGAATATGTGCTCGACCGGCTCGACCTGATCCTGATCATGACGGTCAATCCGGGTTTCGGCGGGCAGGCCTTCATCCCGGCGATCGTCGACAAGGTGAAGCGGGTAAAGGCGCTGATCGGCAGCCGGCCGATCCATATCGAGATCGATGGCGGCGTTTCGGCCGAAACGGCGCCGCTGGTGACCGCGGCCGGCGCCAATGTGCTGGTGGCGGGCGCCGCCGTCTTCAAGGGCGGCAGCGTCGAAGCCTATAGGGCAAATATCGAAGCAATTCGCGCTGCTGCTGACGAGACCGCAAGTTGA
- a CDS encoding carnitine 3-dehydrogenase, which yields MSIINKAAAIGGGVIGAGWVARLLLNGIDVSIFDPDPEASRKVGEVMKGARRAYKQMLPGGLPKEGKLTFAKTIAEAVADADFIQESVPERLDLKHKVLAEIDQHAPANAIVGSSTSGIKPTDMQVAMKKHPERLVVGHPFNPVYLLPLVEIVGGEQTFPEAIEVAKELYASIGMKPVVVRKEIEAFVGDRLLEAAWREALWLVKDGICTVEELDDIMRYSFGLRWAQMGMFQVYRVAGGEAGMRHFMAQFGPCLKWPWTKLMDVPEFNDELVDLIATQSDEQAHGLSIRELERIRDDNLVAIMEALSKQNKGKGWGAGALHKDYTRQLAKLAARKTPAKAAAKAKATNPAKKAAKPAKAEKPAKKAGKPAKADKAKKSKKKG from the coding sequence ATGAGCATCATCAACAAGGCGGCCGCCATCGGCGGCGGCGTCATCGGCGCCGGCTGGGTGGCGCGGCTGCTCTTGAACGGCATCGACGTGTCGATCTTCGATCCGGATCCGGAAGCGTCGCGCAAGGTGGGCGAAGTGATGAAGGGCGCGCGCCGCGCCTATAAGCAGATGCTGCCCGGCGGCCTGCCCAAGGAAGGCAAGCTGACCTTCGCCAAGACCATCGCCGAAGCGGTGGCCGATGCCGACTTCATCCAGGAGAGCGTGCCGGAGCGGCTGGACCTCAAGCACAAGGTGCTGGCCGAGATCGACCAGCATGCGCCGGCCAATGCCATCGTCGGGTCCTCGACCTCGGGCATCAAGCCGACCGACATGCAGGTGGCGATGAAGAAGCACCCCGAGCGGTTGGTGGTCGGCCATCCGTTCAACCCCGTCTACCTCTTGCCGCTGGTCGAGATCGTCGGCGGCGAGCAGACCTTCCCGGAGGCGATCGAAGTCGCCAAGGAGCTCTATGCCTCGATCGGCATGAAGCCGGTGGTGGTACGCAAGGAGATCGAGGCCTTCGTCGGCGACCGTCTGCTCGAGGCTGCCTGGCGCGAGGCACTGTGGCTGGTCAAGGACGGCATCTGCACCGTCGAGGAACTCGACGACATCATGCGCTATTCCTTCGGCCTGCGCTGGGCGCAGATGGGCATGTTCCAGGTCTACCGCGTCGCCGGCGGCGAGGCCGGCATGCGCCACTTCATGGCGCAGTTCGGGCCGTGCCTGAAATGGCCGTGGACCAAGCTGATGGACGTGCCGGAGTTCAACGACGAGCTGGTCGACCTGATCGCCACGCAGTCGGACGAACAGGCGCACGGGCTGTCGATCCGCGAGCTGGAGCGCATCCGCGACGACAATCTGGTCGCGATCATGGAAGCGCTGTCGAAGCAGAACAAGGGCAAGGGCTGGGGCGCCGGCGCGCTGCACAAGGACTATACCAGGCAGCTCGCCAAGCTGGCGGCGAGGAAGACCCCAGCCAAGGCTGCCGCGAAGGCCAAGGCAACCAATCCGGCGAAGAAGGCAGCCAAGCCGGCAAAGGCTGAAAAGCCCGCGAAGAAAGCCGGGAAGCCTGCAAAGGCCGACAAGGCGAAGAAGAGCAAGAAGAAGGGCTGA
- a CDS encoding 3-keto-5-aminohexanoate cleavage protein yields MPLAMNREVFITCAVTGSGGTQDRSPHVPRSPKQIADSAIDAAKAGAAIVHCHVRDPETGKPRRDVHLYREVTERIREANVDVVLNLTAGMGGDMVFGSPEAPLPLNEKGTDMGGATNRMEHVRQCLPEICTLDCGTMNFAEADYVMTNTPGMLRAMGGMMTALGVKPEIEAFDTGHLWFAKQLVEEKVLNPDALVQLCMGVPWGAPDDLNTFMAMVNNVPSTWNWSAFSIGRNQMAYAAAAVLAGGNVRVGLEDNLWLDKGVLATNAQLVERAASIVTNLGARILGPEEVRKKLNLTKRAPIAAAA; encoded by the coding sequence ATGCCGCTTGCGATGAACCGCGAGGTCTTCATTACCTGTGCCGTGACCGGCTCCGGTGGCACGCAGGACCGCAGCCCGCACGTGCCGCGCTCGCCCAAGCAGATCGCCGATTCGGCGATCGATGCGGCAAAGGCCGGTGCGGCGATCGTCCATTGCCATGTGCGCGACCCCGAGACCGGCAAGCCGAGGCGCGACGTGCATCTCTACCGCGAGGTGACCGAGCGCATCCGCGAAGCCAATGTCGACGTAGTGCTGAACCTCACCGCGGGCATGGGCGGCGACATGGTGTTCGGCTCGCCGGAAGCGCCGCTGCCGCTCAACGAGAAAGGCACCGACATGGGCGGCGCCACCAACCGCATGGAACATGTGCGCCAGTGCCTGCCGGAGATCTGCACGCTGGATTGCGGCACGATGAACTTCGCCGAGGCCGATTATGTGATGACCAACACGCCCGGCATGCTGCGCGCCATGGGCGGCATGATGACGGCGCTGGGCGTCAAGCCCGAGATCGAGGCCTTCGACACCGGACACCTGTGGTTCGCCAAGCAGCTGGTCGAGGAGAAGGTCCTCAACCCTGATGCGCTGGTGCAGCTCTGCATGGGCGTGCCGTGGGGAGCGCCTGACGACCTCAACACCTTCATGGCGATGGTCAACAACGTGCCGTCGACCTGGAACTGGTCGGCCTTCTCGATCGGCCGCAACCAGATGGCCTATGCGGCGGCTGCGGTGCTTGCCGGCGGCAATGTCCGCGTCGGCCTGGAAGACAATCTGTGGCTCGACAAGGGCGTGCTGGCGACAAACGCGCAGCTGGTCGAGCGCGCGGCCAGCATCGTCACCAATCTCGGCGCGCGTATCCTGGGGCCTGAGGAAGTGCGCAAGAAGCTCAACCTGACCAAGCGGGCACCGATCGCGGCCGCGGCGTAA